In a single window of the Flavobacterium sp. W4I14 genome:
- a CDS encoding transcriptional regulator GlxA family with amidase domain (product_source=COG4977; cath_funfam=3.40.50.880; cog=COG4977; pfam=PF01965; superfamily=52317), with product MIQVGVLLPQNFRLLSIAAILDVFDTVNGFYRKDNLEIPFNISLITLEDKNYNFSAHPCVPIQKAAHLDLILVPSFATNDIKDSLAANRNYIPWLNKQHAAGAEIATFCTGAFLLAASGLLDGKAATTHIDACAAFSMAFPLVHLKADKTVTQDGKLFTSGGATSTFHLLLHLLQLHCGKRYGC from the coding sequence ATGATACAAGTAGGTGTTTTACTGCCCCAAAATTTCAGATTATTAAGCATAGCGGCCATTTTGGATGTATTTGATACTGTTAATGGATTTTATCGGAAAGATAATCTCGAAATCCCCTTTAACATTAGTTTGATTACACTGGAGGATAAAAATTATAACTTTAGTGCGCATCCTTGTGTACCCATACAAAAAGCTGCGCATCTTGATCTTATTTTAGTGCCTTCATTTGCAACCAATGATATTAAAGATTCCCTCGCAGCAAACCGAAACTATATTCCCTGGTTAAACAAACAACATGCAGCAGGCGCAGAAATTGCTACTTTTTGTACTGGTGCATTTTTACTTGCAGCATCAGGACTGTTGGATGGTAAAGCAGCTACCACACATATTGATGCCTGCGCTGCCTTTTCTATGGCATTTCCCCTGGTTCATTTAAAGGCTGATAAAACGGTAACACAGGATGGAAAATTATTTACAAGTGGTGGTGCAACCTCTACTTTTCATTTATTGTTGCACCTTTTACAGCTTCATTGTGGAAAAAGATATGGCTGTTAA